In a single window of the Flavivirga spongiicola genome:
- a CDS encoding S1C family serine protease: MKKIIILFLICLYITEESNAQDLSDIYERVSPAVVAIYTKENNIVTSPNNVSQTVTNTGLGSGFMISNQLVVTAAHVVRVPDTLVVQFADGETIPAKVITAYESADIALLKLSRQKMNVTTVRFGDSDRMKIGQRVFVIGVPLGLGFSLSSGYISAFKKQFLGKNPFTNTEYIQTDAAINQGNSGGPMFNLDGEVIGIVSHITSKSGGSDGIGYASTSNLAAKLLLNNKMPWFGAELYSLSGNEAKLFNLPQDSGLLVQRIASNSLFDKMGIKEGDVEVTIGLRKLIMGGDIILAFNDITYDVTDYTLLKIADFANSLEKKPEFKMTVLRGGKIITLQSK; the protein is encoded by the coding sequence ATGAAAAAGATCATTATATTATTTCTAATATGCCTATATATTACTGAGGAATCAAACGCTCAAGACCTATCTGATATCTATGAAAGAGTAAGTCCTGCGGTGGTTGCTATCTATACCAAGGAAAATAATATAGTCACATCACCAAATAATGTTTCTCAGACGGTTACAAATACAGGATTGGGTTCCGGTTTTATGATCTCTAACCAATTAGTTGTAACGGCAGCACATGTAGTAAGAGTCCCCGATACTTTAGTTGTGCAGTTTGCAGACGGAGAAACGATACCTGCCAAAGTAATTACCGCCTATGAAAGTGCGGATATTGCATTATTAAAGCTGTCGAGGCAAAAGATGAATGTTACGACTGTAAGATTTGGAGACTCAGACCGAATGAAAATTGGGCAACGGGTATTTGTTATTGGTGTACCGTTAGGTTTAGGCTTTTCCCTGTCTTCAGGTTATATTAGCGCATTTAAAAAACAATTTCTTGGAAAAAATCCATTTACAAATACGGAGTATATTCAAACCGATGCAGCCATAAATCAAGGGAATTCTGGAGGGCCTATGTTTAATCTGGATGGTGAAGTTATAGGCATTGTGAGTCACATAACATCCAAATCTGGAGGGTCAGACGGTATTGGTTACGCGTCAACTTCTAATTTAGCCGCCAAATTACTACTAAACAACAAAATGCCTTGGTTTGGAGCAGAATTGTACTCCCTGTCTGGGAATGAAGCAAAATTATTTAATCTACCACAAGACAGCGGTCTGCTAGTACAGCGTATTGCCTCTAATTCTTTGTTTGATAAAATGGGTATAAAAGAAGGTGATGTAGAAGTAACCATTGGCCTTCGAAAATTAATTATGGGAGGCGATATTATATTGGCTTTTAATGACATCACATATGATGTTACAGACTACACCCTATTGAAAATAGCTGATTTTGCAAATAGCCTAGAAAAAAAACCAGAATTTAAAATGACTGTTTTAAGAGGAGGAAAAATTATTACATTGCAATCTAAATAA
- a CDS encoding TolC family protein: MKKSLLFFFVLIFQLNYSQTIKIGLLTDKNSPEVKPLLEQLKTEIRAVLGQGKTVNFKNVLSNNYNLETAKANYESLVNSDADIILAFGVMDNIVLSQQESYTKPVIVFGSINSDFINLPREQKTSGINNITYIIAPLSYKKDLNAFKTIYNYKNIGIIIDDYIIDALPLETVFNPYFQKEGKQYRLIPLSENGLSASDLDGIDAVYLAGGFDFSNAQFEELTSMINTKKLPSFSANRVKDVERGILATNQPQTNLDQFFRRIALNVEAIVNGTNASELPLLLEYKNKLTINYETAKRIDFPLRYAMLGSADFIGGSTKPKTENSLSILDIMRGVLDQNLGLSSNKKSIELSSQDVKIAKSGYLPNVTAGVSGVYLDPRVAEISNGSNPEISTSGNVVLEQLIYSESASANIDIKEDLQKAQEAVYNASELDALLNASVAYFNALILKTNTNIQNQNLQITKRNLELAEQNFEGGASGKSDVLRFRSQLAQNTQNLIDAGNQLRQAYFTINQLMNSPINKDIDINDAMLSEGVFENYKYEDFYTILDDPKLQPALIEFLVKEGKKNAPELKNINYNLSANDRTYRLNDTGRFIPTVALQGQYNLAISQSGKGSTVPDGFPVTPDGTYNFGLNVSLPIFNQNQRNINRQTAKIQEEQLGYEKENIELNIEKNVNDIVLDLISEIANIEISKVSEETAKESLELTQNAYKQGAVPVIQLIDAQTNYLQTQLASATANYNYLLTSMQLERAIGYFFLVHTEAENQQFIQSVNQYILSKN; the protein is encoded by the coding sequence ATGAAAAAATCCCTCTTATTTTTCTTTGTGCTTATTTTTCAATTAAATTATTCTCAAACGATAAAGATAGGCTTACTTACAGATAAAAATTCTCCGGAAGTGAAACCTTTGTTAGAACAGCTAAAAACTGAAATCAGAGCAGTCTTAGGTCAAGGGAAAACAGTAAACTTTAAAAACGTACTTTCAAACAATTATAATTTAGAAACCGCAAAGGCTAATTATGAATCATTAGTTAATAGTGATGCAGATATTATTTTGGCTTTTGGAGTTATGGATAACATCGTTTTGAGTCAACAGGAAAGTTATACCAAGCCTGTTATTGTTTTCGGTTCCATTAATTCAGATTTTATAAACCTACCACGAGAGCAGAAAACATCTGGGATTAACAACATTACATATATTATCGCTCCGTTGTCTTATAAGAAGGATTTGAACGCCTTTAAAACTATTTATAATTATAAAAATATCGGCATTATTATAGATGATTACATTATAGATGCGCTTCCATTGGAGACCGTATTTAACCCATATTTTCAGAAAGAAGGAAAACAGTATCGTTTAATTCCGTTATCTGAAAATGGATTGAGTGCCTCAGATTTAGATGGCATTGATGCCGTTTATCTTGCTGGTGGTTTTGATTTTAGTAATGCTCAATTTGAGGAACTAACATCAATGATTAACACTAAGAAACTACCCTCATTTTCGGCTAACAGAGTTAAGGATGTAGAGCGAGGCATATTAGCAACCAATCAACCTCAAACCAATTTAGATCAGTTTTTTAGACGCATAGCTTTAAATGTTGAGGCCATAGTAAATGGTACCAATGCTTCAGAATTACCTCTACTCCTTGAATATAAAAACAAACTAACTATTAATTACGAGACTGCAAAACGTATTGATTTCCCATTGCGGTATGCCATGTTAGGTTCAGCAGATTTTATAGGAGGTAGCACAAAACCTAAAACTGAAAATTCATTGTCTATATTAGATATTATGCGTGGTGTTTTAGATCAAAATTTAGGATTATCTTCAAATAAGAAGAGTATTGAGTTAAGTAGCCAAGATGTTAAAATTGCTAAAAGCGGTTATTTGCCAAATGTTACTGCTGGTGTCAGCGGTGTTTATCTAGACCCAAGAGTAGCAGAAATTTCTAATGGTAGTAATCCAGAAATTTCAACATCTGGAAATGTTGTTTTGGAACAATTGATTTATTCTGAAAGTGCTTCAGCAAATATTGATATTAAAGAAGATTTACAAAAAGCACAAGAAGCTGTTTATAATGCGAGTGAATTAGATGCTTTATTAAATGCATCAGTAGCTTATTTTAATGCTTTAATTTTAAAGACTAACACAAATATTCAAAACCAAAATTTACAGATTACAAAACGTAATTTGGAGCTGGCTGAGCAAAATTTTGAAGGCGGCGCATCTGGCAAATCAGATGTGTTGCGTTTTAGAAGTCAGTTAGCACAAAACACACAAAACCTTATTGATGCTGGAAATCAATTAAGACAAGCCTATTTTACGATTAATCAGTTAATGAATTCACCTATCAATAAAGACATAGATATTAATGATGCGATGCTTTCTGAAGGTGTTTTTGAAAATTATAAATACGAAGACTTCTATACGATTTTAGATGATCCAAAATTACAACCTGCATTAATTGAATTTTTAGTAAAAGAAGGAAAGAAAAACGCACCAGAATTAAAAAATATCAATTATAACTTAAGTGCTAATGACCGTACTTATAGATTGAATGATACAGGGCGTTTTATTCCAACCGTAGCTTTACAAGGGCAATATAATTTAGCTATTTCGCAATCAGGAAAAGGGTCGACTGTGCCTGATGGCTTTCCGGTTACGCCAGACGGAACATATAATTTTGGATTAAATGTATCATTACCAATATTCAATCAAAACCAAAGAAATATAAATCGTCAAACGGCTAAAATTCAAGAAGAGCAGTTAGGTTATGAAAAAGAAAATATAGAACTAAATATAGAGAAGAATGTCAACGATATTGTTTTAGACTTAATTAGTGAAATAGCAAATATTGAAATCTCTAAAGTATCTGAAGAAACAGCAAAAGAAAGTTTGGAACTTACACAAAATGCTTACAAACAAGGAGCTGTTCCTGTCATTCAATTAATTGATGCACAAACCAATTATTTACAAACCCAATTAGCAAGTGCTACAGCAAATTATAATTACTTACTAACATCCATGCAGTTAGAGCGTGCTATTGGATATTTCTTTTTAGTACATACAGAAGCCGAAAATCAACAATTCATTCAAAGCGTTAACCAATATATTTTGAGTAAAAACTAA
- a CDS encoding efflux RND transporter permease subunit — translation MNLTQFSIDRNRVVLSILAVVMIMGMLFYGSLSRDSMPPYTIRVASIVSSFPGASPERVEELVSDKIEKVAQELPELKVVKSTSRTGLSIVQVELKMEVKPEELQPVWDRLRRKLSAIQGLPSNVNPQLQDDGIGEVFGIAVGLISDGYDYAEMKDYADDLRDDLIKLEDAAKVELNGVQEERVFVEFENTRLKTYGLTSSRLKNIIGSTNILSSGGTINVEAERIILEPTGNFNDLKSIQEMLIPIGENGQVIALEDITTVKKGYINPPKQKVRINGKDAISLHVSLKKGANIIKLGEEIDVLLAEWQDKLPVGLEVSRLASIDKYIDLKISDFIGNLLQAIAIVLAVMLFFLGIRTGLVIASLIPIVTITTLMVMGLIDVGLNQISLAALIMALGMMVDNAIVVAESVMVKMEAGIPVKKAAIDACSELFTPLLISTLTTSAAFLAFFMAESVMGDIMGPIFVVITIALLSSWIIALSVITLFCVFFLKVKPKEAGKESFLDRLINGLKRKYKDLILLALSWKKSVLALIVFMFFLSIFGFGFLGFVFFPDSDRNMITVDVNLPENTKIENTTAVILALEDFMEKELKVTDAKPDGIVDWSAYIGEGPSAYDLGYNADEANSNYAHILINTSSFLVNNDMVEKLDAFSFENFPNADIKVGLLGSGGGGTPVEIEVSGDDPDKLASIAEEIKAKLFTISGTKNIKDDWGPKGKKFVIDIDQSKAQTAGVTNQDIATSLQTVLDGFQAGEYREGDKSIPIIMKSNQSKQQSLSSLETLNIYAQSSGKSVPLLQVATIVPEWQYSKIKRVDLTRTIKVSSELTTTGNASEVTQAMTPWLEEQNEIWGKGYTYELGGDAKSSAENMGAVASYLPLSAFIIVMLLIIQFNSFRKMVMIVCTIPLGVIGMVLGLLLFGVPFGFMAFLGVISLAGIVINNAIVLVDRIEIEESELKRKPQDAIIAACLQRFRPILLATFTTVLGLVPLYLGGGEMWEPMAVTIMVGLLFGTVITLLFIPAFYSVMYKVNYKDYEFNDKLLD, via the coding sequence ATGAATCTTACGCAATTTTCAATAGATCGTAATCGAGTTGTTTTAAGTATCCTAGCTGTAGTTATGATTATGGGTATGTTGTTTTACGGGTCATTATCGAGAGACAGTATGCCACCATATACCATTAGAGTGGCATCGATAGTATCATCATTTCCTGGCGCAAGCCCAGAACGTGTTGAAGAACTTGTTAGTGATAAAATTGAAAAAGTAGCACAGGAATTACCCGAATTAAAAGTCGTAAAAAGCACATCGCGTACTGGGCTTTCAATCGTTCAGGTTGAACTAAAAATGGAAGTGAAACCCGAAGAACTTCAGCCGGTATGGGATCGTTTACGTCGAAAATTAAGCGCAATTCAGGGATTGCCTAGTAATGTAAACCCTCAATTACAGGATGATGGTATTGGTGAAGTATTTGGTATCGCTGTAGGTTTGATTTCTGATGGTTATGACTATGCAGAAATGAAAGACTATGCAGATGATTTGAGAGATGATTTAATAAAACTTGAAGATGCTGCTAAAGTTGAGTTGAACGGTGTGCAGGAAGAACGTGTTTTTGTAGAGTTTGAAAATACCAGATTGAAAACATATGGATTAACGTCTAGTAGATTAAAAAATATTATTGGGAGTACCAATATATTAAGCTCTGGAGGTACTATTAATGTTGAAGCGGAACGTATTATTCTTGAACCAACAGGAAATTTCAATGATTTAAAGTCGATACAGGAGATGCTCATTCCAATTGGGGAAAATGGACAAGTTATAGCTCTTGAAGATATTACGACGGTTAAAAAAGGGTATATCAATCCTCCGAAACAAAAAGTACGTATTAATGGAAAAGATGCTATTTCATTGCACGTATCTTTAAAAAAAGGAGCAAATATCATTAAGTTGGGTGAAGAAATTGATGTATTGTTAGCTGAGTGGCAAGATAAGTTGCCAGTTGGTTTGGAAGTATCCCGCCTAGCATCCATAGATAAATACATTGATTTAAAGATTAGTGATTTTATTGGCAACTTATTACAGGCGATTGCGATCGTGTTAGCAGTCATGTTATTCTTTTTAGGAATAAGAACGGGGTTGGTCATAGCAAGTCTAATTCCTATTGTAACCATTACCACACTCATGGTCATGGGGTTAATCGATGTTGGGCTCAATCAAATTTCGTTAGCCGCTCTCATAATGGCTTTAGGGATGATGGTGGATAATGCTATTGTTGTAGCGGAATCGGTCATGGTAAAAATGGAAGCAGGCATTCCTGTTAAAAAGGCTGCCATAGATGCGTGTTCAGAATTATTCACGCCATTATTGATTTCAACATTAACAACATCTGCTGCGTTTTTAGCCTTCTTTATGGCAGAATCAGTAATGGGAGATATTATGGGGCCTATTTTCGTTGTTATAACCATTGCCCTCTTATCCTCTTGGATTATTGCGTTAAGCGTCATCACCTTATTTTGTGTGTTTTTCCTTAAGGTAAAACCAAAAGAAGCTGGAAAAGAAAGCTTCTTAGATAGATTAATTAATGGATTAAAACGTAAGTATAAAGATTTGATTTTGTTAGCTTTAAGCTGGAAAAAATCAGTATTGGCACTTATTGTTTTTATGTTCTTTTTATCCATTTTCGGATTTGGTTTTTTAGGTTTTGTATTCTTCCCAGATAGTGACCGTAATATGATAACGGTTGATGTTAATTTGCCAGAGAATACGAAAATTGAAAATACAACAGCTGTTATTTTGGCACTTGAGGATTTTATGGAAAAAGAGTTGAAGGTAACAGATGCTAAACCAGATGGTATTGTAGATTGGTCGGCTTATATTGGTGAAGGCCCTTCTGCTTACGATTTGGGGTATAATGCAGATGAGGCGAATTCTAATTATGCCCATATTTTAATCAATACGTCTTCTTTTTTAGTGAATAATGACATGGTTGAAAAACTAGATGCATTTAGTTTTGAAAACTTTCCAAATGCCGATATTAAAGTTGGATTGCTTGGTTCTGGTGGTGGTGGAACACCTGTAGAAATTGAAGTTTCAGGTGACGATCCAGATAAATTAGCAAGTATCGCCGAAGAAATTAAAGCAAAGTTATTTACTATTTCGGGAACAAAAAATATTAAAGATGATTGGGGACCGAAAGGAAAGAAGTTTGTTATAGATATTGATCAGAGTAAAGCACAAACAGCAGGCGTTACTAATCAGGATATTGCGACGTCTCTACAAACCGTTTTAGATGGTTTTCAGGCAGGTGAGTATAGAGAAGGGGATAAATCTATTCCTATCATAATGAAGAGTAATCAAAGCAAACAACAATCATTATCGTCATTAGAAACATTAAATATATACGCTCAAAGTTCAGGGAAAAGTGTGCCTTTGTTACAAGTAGCTACGATTGTTCCCGAATGGCAATATTCTAAAATAAAGCGTGTCGATTTGACAAGAACCATTAAAGTATCAAGTGAATTAACAACGACAGGTAATGCTTCCGAAGTGACTCAAGCTATGACGCCTTGGCTGGAAGAACAAAATGAGATTTGGGGTAAAGGCTATACTTATGAATTAGGAGGTGATGCAAAGAGTTCAGCAGAAAACATGGGAGCAGTAGCAAGTTATTTACCGCTTTCAGCTTTTATAATCGTCATGCTATTAATCATACAGTTTAATTCATTTAGAAAAATGGTTATGATTGTTTGTACCATTCCTTTAGGTGTTATAGGAATGGTTTTAGGTTTGCTTCTGTTTGGTGTACCATTTGGGTTTATGGCCTTTTTAGGTGTCATTTCATTAGCAGGAATCGTTATTAATAATGCTATTGTATTGGTCGATAGAATAGAAATTGAAGAAAGTGAGTTAAAACGTAAACCACAAGATGCTATTATTGCTGCCTGTTTACAACGATTTAGACCCATTTTACTAGCCACCTTTACAACCGTTTTAGGCTTAGTGCCTTTATACCTTGGAGGCGGTGAAATGTGGGAGCCTATGGCGGTAACTATTATGGTTGGTTTATTGTTTGGAACGGTCATTACCTTATTATTTATTCCAGCATTTTACAGTGTGATGTATAAGGTAAACTATAAAGATTATGAGTTTAATGATAAGCTTTTAGATTAA
- a CDS encoding efflux RND transporter periplasmic adaptor subunit, producing MEIKKYTLIMILSLTAFISCKEEKQVKETVLRPVKYTVVGDVDTHKIRTFSGTAKAGDAIDLSFRSGGIITKANYSKGAKVKKGDVIARLDNVEASLAYEQTVSALKSAASSMNTSKSNLNRIKSLYEKGSNSLSDYEAAKNSYQTALDQYESAKRNKSIQATQLSYGIIKAPKDGLIADTDGGVGERVAAGHVFAILNAGKDLKIEVGLPENIVNRVAVGMKTKLEFSAIEGQVFDGTVTEVAPIINPEAATYTTSIFLDKPISDIKPGMAANVTFDFSETSDNTSNTSLIIPVKAVGEDGKGRFVFLISSKDGGTGTVNKRYLELGDLTADGFEVKNGLVAGDKIATAGLQTLLDGQDVRLK from the coding sequence ATGGAAATTAAAAAATATACTCTAATCATGATTTTAAGTTTAACCGCTTTTATATCCTGTAAAGAAGAAAAACAAGTTAAAGAAACTGTTTTGCGACCAGTAAAATATACGGTAGTTGGTGATGTTGATACTCATAAAATAAGAACGTTTAGTGGTACTGCCAAAGCAGGAGATGCCATTGATTTAAGTTTTAGAAGTGGAGGTATCATTACTAAAGCAAATTATAGTAAAGGTGCAAAAGTAAAGAAAGGCGATGTTATAGCTAGGTTAGACAATGTTGAAGCGAGTTTAGCTTATGAGCAAACGGTGTCTGCATTAAAAAGTGCAGCGTCTTCTATGAATACTTCAAAATCTAATTTAAATCGTATTAAATCACTATATGAAAAAGGAAGTAATTCATTAAGCGATTATGAAGCTGCAAAAAATTCTTATCAAACGGCTTTAGATCAATATGAATCAGCTAAACGTAACAAAAGTATTCAAGCTACACAATTAAGTTATGGCATAATTAAAGCACCAAAAGACGGTTTGATTGCAGATACAGATGGCGGTGTTGGTGAACGTGTCGCAGCGGGACATGTATTTGCTATTCTCAATGCTGGCAAGGATTTAAAAATAGAAGTGGGTTTACCTGAAAATATAGTAAATAGAGTAGCAGTAGGTATGAAAACTAAGTTAGAGTTTTCAGCAATCGAAGGTCAAGTATTTGATGGTACTGTAACTGAAGTCGCACCAATTATTAACCCTGAAGCCGCAACGTATACTACATCTATATTCTTAGATAAACCTATTTCAGATATTAAACCTGGTATGGCAGCTAATGTCACTTTTGATTTCTCTGAAACATCAGATAATACCTCAAATACCTCATTAATTATTCCTGTGAAAGCGGTTGGTGAAGATGGTAAAGGGCGTTTTGTTTTTCTAATTAGCTCTAAAGATGGCGGAACAGGAACAGTGAATAAGCGGTATTTGGAATTAGGTGATTTAACTGCTGATGGCTTTGAGGTGAAAAATGGATTAGTGGCCGGAGATAAAATAGCAACAGCTGGCTTACAGACATTATTGGACGGACAAGACGTAAGATTAAAATAA
- a CDS encoding 3-keto-disaccharide hydrolase: MRKITLIILVTPCLFACTNGKENKTSIEIEAEEEVVLKEPTTPEETELYKPIPPTVNPTGQNGVPSDAMVLFNGENLDRWVHAKDQTPAQWILNDDGSMTVKDKSGDIQTKQEFDCIQLHIEWRSSPEKRASGQSRSNSGVFLQERYEVQVLDNNDNDTYVNGQVGSIYKQSIPLVKASVPTGEWNAYDIIYHAPEFNSEGKKTKSGTITVLHNGILIQDHYEIKGTTPYIGWPKNNPHGKGAIRLQDHHDNSGVSYRNIWVRELH, encoded by the coding sequence ATTAGAAAAATAACCCTAATAATATTAGTGACACCTTGTCTTTTTGCATGTACCAATGGTAAAGAAAATAAAACTTCTATAGAGATAGAGGCAGAAGAGGAAGTCGTACTTAAAGAACCAACAACTCCCGAAGAAACAGAGCTTTATAAACCTATACCGCCAACGGTTAACCCTACAGGGCAAAATGGCGTTCCGAGTGATGCTATGGTGTTATTTAATGGTGAGAATTTAGACCGTTGGGTGCATGCTAAAGATCAGACACCAGCACAGTGGATTTTAAATGATGATGGTTCGATGACCGTTAAAGACAAATCTGGAGATATTCAAACGAAGCAAGAATTTGATTGTATACAGTTACATATAGAATGGCGGTCTTCACCAGAGAAAAGAGCAAGTGGGCAAAGTAGAAGTAATAGTGGTGTTTTTCTTCAAGAACGTTATGAAGTACAGGTTTTAGATAATAATGATAACGATACTTATGTTAACGGACAAGTTGGATCTATTTACAAACAATCCATTCCTTTAGTAAAAGCCTCAGTGCCAACTGGCGAATGGAATGCCTATGATATTATTTATCACGCTCCAGAATTCAATTCTGAAGGAAAAAAAACAAAATCTGGAACGATTACCGTGTTACACAATGGCATTTTAATTCAAGACCATTATGAAATAAAAGGAACGACACCATATATTGGTTGGCCTAAAAATAATCCACATGGTAAGGGCGCAATAAGACTTCAGGACCACCATGATAATAGCGGTGTAAGCTATAGAAATATTTGGGTTAGGGAGTTGCATTAA
- a CDS encoding vWA domain-containing protein, whose amino-acid sequence MKLLITLFCALGLSIQTYAQQDAPSPILFIYDASGSMWGQLDGKTKKEIASEVLATSVSNLPENQNIGLVTYGHRTKGDCDDVEFMVDITNNSKEKVKNAVIGINPLGRTPLARSATMAINSLKERNTKATIILITDGIESCDGNICDVVTKAKTDGIDFKLHIVGFGLKESETEQLKCAANAGDGKYYDASDASGLGDVLAEATTETVDDPSDNFSIYAVKNGKPVDAWIKVVKAGTNDEIDGARTYRDTGWVYLPPGKYDMIIKPLESTKIKGTTVSIESIKDKIGHQTVSFDGGKINLTTLNNNEGWDCTSKVKTQKGEVVGGSRTYGKPKIIELNPGVYDIEVMALKIKGLKNKFIIEDVTVEATKTVDVSHNFQSGIAMIGVKSGDVLVDAVVSIKTKETGENVAGSRTYTSDSSNPREFMLNPGVYEVKVSAVKKEYAGKKETFTIEVKKGETVTKIISF is encoded by the coding sequence ATGAAGCTACTAATCACTCTATTTTGTGCATTAGGTTTAAGTATACAAACATACGCGCAACAAGACGCCCCATCTCCAATCTTATTTATCTACGACGCAAGTGGCTCCATGTGGGGACAACTAGATGGCAAAACAAAAAAAGAAATTGCTTCTGAAGTTTTAGCAACTTCTGTAAGCAATCTTCCAGAGAATCAGAATATCGGTTTAGTAACCTATGGACACAGAACTAAAGGTGACTGTGATGATGTGGAATTTATGGTTGATATCACCAATAATTCTAAAGAAAAAGTAAAAAATGCAGTTATAGGTATCAATCCATTGGGACGAACACCTTTAGCGCGTTCTGCCACTATGGCTATCAATTCATTAAAAGAGCGTAACACCAAAGCAACTATCATTTTAATAACAGATGGCATTGAATCTTGCGATGGCAATATTTGTGATGTGGTAACTAAAGCCAAAACAGATGGTATTGATTTTAAACTTCATATTGTGGGCTTTGGTTTAAAAGAAAGTGAGACCGAACAATTAAAATGTGCTGCAAATGCTGGAGACGGAAAATACTATGACGCTTCAGATGCTAGTGGCTTAGGTGATGTACTTGCAGAAGCTACAACAGAAACTGTGGATGATCCTTCAGATAATTTTTCTATTTATGCGGTAAAAAATGGAAAGCCTGTTGACGCATGGATAAAAGTTGTAAAAGCTGGAACAAATGATGAAATAGATGGTGCAAGAACGTATCGTGATACTGGCTGGGTTTATTTACCTCCAGGAAAATATGACATGATTATCAAGCCTTTAGAGAGTACTAAAATAAAAGGAACTACTGTATCCATTGAAAGTATTAAAGATAAAATTGGTCATCAAACCGTTAGTTTTGATGGTGGAAAAATTAACCTCACCACTCTAAATAATAATGAAGGTTGGGATTGTACTAGTAAAGTAAAAACTCAGAAAGGCGAAGTTGTTGGAGGTAGTAGAACTTATGGAAAGCCAAAGATAATTGAGCTTAATCCAGGGGTTTATGATATTGAAGTAATGGCATTAAAAATAAAAGGTCTTAAAAACAAATTCATTATTGAAGATGTAACCGTCGAAGCCACAAAAACAGTAGATGTCTCTCATAATTTCCAATCAGGAATTGCCATGATTGGGGTAAAAAGTGGCGATGTATTGGTTGATGCCGTAGTAAGTATTAAAACTAAAGAAACCGGAGAAAACGTAGCTGGTAGTAGAACTTATACATCAGATTCAAGTAACCCTAGGGAGTTTATGCTCAATCCTGGAGTTTATGAAGTAAAAGTAAGTGCTGTAAAAAAGGAATATGCTGGTAAAAAAGAAACTTTTACTATTGAGGTCAAAAAAGGAGAGACTGTAACTAAAATAATTAGCTTTTAA
- a CDS encoding ion channel, which produces MLKRLYPYRFEIFLFSQMAILFGALVIPPALFESILSPILFFINLLAGIVLVSEKKKLMWFLLILVLISTVVFGTSLFENKNEILFNSTRMASYFLFYVIVSLEIIKQVWTAKIVNKNVIFGLISGYISLGLIGFFICLSIEMVFPNSFQGILAGNSLTEGLMYYSYITLLTIGYGDILPITTLAQKAAILIGLMGQIYLVVITAIVVGKYINQSLRAN; this is translated from the coding sequence ATGCTAAAGAGACTATATCCATATCGTTTTGAGATCTTTCTTTTTAGCCAAATGGCTATTTTATTTGGGGCGTTAGTCATACCGCCTGCTTTATTTGAAAGTATTCTGTCCCCCATATTATTTTTTATCAATTTATTAGCTGGTATTGTTTTGGTTTCTGAGAAGAAAAAACTCATGTGGTTTTTATTAATTTTAGTACTAATCTCAACAGTTGTTTTTGGTACTAGTCTTTTTGAAAATAAAAATGAAATACTTTTTAATTCTACAAGAATGGCAAGTTATTTCTTGTTTTATGTCATTGTATCACTAGAAATTATCAAGCAAGTCTGGACGGCTAAAATTGTAAATAAAAACGTGATTTTTGGACTAATCAGTGGCTATATATCTCTCGGACTCATAGGCTTTTTTATTTGTTTAAGCATCGAAATGGTATTTCCAAATTCATTTCAAGGCATATTAGCAGGTAATTCATTAACAGAAGGATTAATGTATTACAGTTACATTACTTTATTAACTATTGGTTATGGAGACATACTTCCAATAACTACTTTAGCTCAAAAGGCAGCTATTTTAATAGGTTTAATGGGACAAATTTATTTAGTAGTAATAACTGCGATAGTCGTTGGAAAATATATTAATCAATCATTGAGAGCAAATTGA